In one window of Miscanthus floridulus cultivar M001 chromosome 12, ASM1932011v1, whole genome shotgun sequence DNA:
- the LOC136496115 gene encoding putative FBD-associated F-box protein At3g50710 has translation MGAKSTRGRRTTDLSVGDGTGGGVDLISGLSDDLLVRILELLPDARDAVRTHALSRRWRGLWTGVAALRFEFNSRPKKFPGADDGAAERYVAFVNDALALRAAAKESAVKDLAISFDMLYEPKAEGLAPPFVQAAQGWIRYGLQHVAKSVSFRMELPWRYLDDMNKTIELSSSAKLETMHIKVPAGSGVGGGHLVSSVCCPSLRKLRLVYLQFSTTMMEEPLLIEAGALLELSIDTIFELQFLELRTPALRSLHI, from the exons ATGGGCGCGAAATCGACACGAGGACGAAGGACGACTGATCTATCCGTCGGAGACGGCACCGGCGGCGGCGTCGACCTGATCAGCGGCCTCAGCGATGACTTGCTGGTGCGCATCCTGGAGCTGCTGCCGGACGCGAGGGACGCCGTGCGCACCCACGCGCTGTCGCGGCGGTGGCGTGGCCTCTGGACGGGTGTCGCCGCCCTCCGCTTCGAGTTCAACAGCAGACCGAAGAAGTTTCCCGGGGCAGACGACGGTGCCGCCGAACGGTACGTTGCCTTCGTCAACGACGCTCTCGCGCTCCGTGCCGCGGCAAAGGAATCCGCTGTCAAGGACCTGGCTATCTCGTTCGACATGCTGTATGAACCAAAAGCAGAAGGGCTCGCGCCACCGTTCGTCCAAGCCGCACAGGGATGGATCCGTTACGGCTTGCAGCACGTGGCGAAATCTGTTTCCTTTAGAATGGAGCTGCCGTGGCGCTACCTAGATGACATGAACAAAACGATCGAGCTATCTAGCTCTGCAAAGCTGGAGACCATGC ACATAAAGGTCCCTGCCGGTAGCGGTGTCGGCGGAGGCCACCTCGTGTCGTCGGTGTGCTGCCCGAGCCTGCGCAAGCTTCGGCTGGTTTATCTTCAGTTCTCCACGACCATGATGGAGGAGCCGTTGCTTATTGAGGCCGGCGCACTTTTGGAGCTGTCGATAGACACAATCTTTGAGCTGCAATTCTTGGAACTCAGGACTCCTGCCCTCCGATCTCTCCATATCTGA